One window of the Pradoshia eiseniae genome contains the following:
- a CDS encoding flagellar protein FlaG gives MVNGISDGRVSAVIERSASLAKAPRAAVLERLPSQEQTPITDEQIKQKLIETTEAMNNFLGPLQTSLKFEMHEGLQEFYISIVDDSTGNVLKEIPSKKLLDMYASMAENMALFVDKRI, from the coding sequence ATGGTCAATGGCATTTCTGACGGCAGAGTTAGCGCGGTAATCGAGCGTTCAGCTAGTCTGGCAAAGGCTCCCCGTGCTGCTGTGCTAGAAAGGCTTCCATCTCAAGAGCAGACACCGATTACGGATGAACAAATAAAGCAGAAATTGATTGAAACGACTGAGGCAATGAATAACTTCCTTGGACCGCTTCAAACCTCTCTGAAGTTTGAGATGCATGAAGGTCTTCAAGAATTCTATATCTCGATCGTGGATGATTCGACGGGCAATGTGCTAAAAGAGATTCCTTCGAAAAAGCTGCTCGACATGTACGCATCCATGGCAGAAAACATGGCTTTATTTGTAGATAAGAGAATTTAA